In the bacterium genome, one interval contains:
- a CDS encoding HEPN domain-containing protein: MAENISPEYRECLDKGRLKKFPQAAGLAPAELEQAAADLMAARQSLAQGSYKWASIQAYYAMFHAARALVYKAGLRERSHHCLQYALRDLYVKTKQLDVRLVESLQLAKVLRENADYYGRFSSDSAGQLVNDAEEFLAAAKGLIAGV; this comes from the coding sequence GTGGCAGAAAATATAAGCCCGGAATACCGGGAATGCCTGGATAAGGGGCGGCTTAAAAAATTCCCCCAGGCGGCCGGTCTGGCACCGGCCGAGTTGGAGCAGGCAGCCGCGGATCTTATGGCCGCCCGGCAGAGCCTGGCCCAGGGCAGTTATAAGTGGGCTTCAATTCAGGCCTATTACGCCATGTTTCATGCCGCCCGGGCATTGGTGTACAAGGCCGGGTTGCGCGAAAGGAGCCACCACTGTCTGCAATACGCCCTGAGGGACTTGTATGTTAAAACCAAACAACTGGATGTCCGTTTGGTGGAATCGCTGCAGCTGGCCAAAGTGCTCCGGGAAAATGCCGATTATTACGGTAGGTTTTCTTCCGACAGCGCCGGCCAGCTGGTCAATGATGCCGAAGAATTTCTGGCCGCGGCCAAAGGACTGATCGCCGGAGTTTGA
- a CDS encoding nucleotidyltransferase domain-containing protein, with amino-acid sequence MKKVTRSLFWESALQNVLLYLARHPQTEFYGREAAVRSGVGKSAANYALRRLAELGWVTVRSSGRMKHYRVIPGHPAVCQVKVADTIIGLDRFLTKLSPLSVKIVLYGSAALGQDQEDSDVDILVISNQPDAARRAALTFSPKVQTVVKDPVEWAGMQKSDEIFYREVERGIVLWQKI; translated from the coding sequence CTTGTTCTGGGAGAGCGCTTTGCAAAATGTGCTGTTATACCTGGCCCGCCACCCCCAAACCGAGTTTTACGGCCGGGAGGCGGCCGTCAGGTCCGGGGTGGGAAAAAGCGCCGCCAATTATGCCTTAAGGCGGCTGGCCGAACTGGGCTGGGTTACGGTCAGGTCCAGCGGACGGATGAAGCATTACCGGGTAATCCCCGGACATCCGGCGGTCTGCCAGGTAAAAGTTGCCGACACCATAATCGGTCTGGATCGCTTTTTAACAAAACTGAGTCCCCTGTCGGTTAAGATCGTGCTTTACGGCAGCGCCGCTTTGGGCCAGGATCAGGAAGACAGCGACGTGGATATACTGGTCATATCCAACCAGCCCGATGCGGCCCGCCGGGCGGCGCTCACCTTTTCTCCCAAGGTCCAAACCGTGGTCAAGGACCCGGTGGAGTGGGCCGGGATGCAAAAAAGCGACGAAATATTTTATCGTGAAGTGGAACGGGGGATAGTGCTGTGGCAGAAAATATAA